The sequence AATTGTCCATTTACAAAGTGATGTTAAAAGTCAATTTTCTATAGTTCAATCAAGAGGCAGGATGAAAAAAGAAGAAGTCATCCAAGCTCACGAACATGCTTTTCCTTGCCAATATGTTGCGTTTGATCTTCTTTCAATTAAAAGAAAAGATTTAACAGGGGAGTCATTTGAAAACAGGAAAAAGAAGTTGCGGGAGTTATTCAAGGTACTCAATCAGCCAATGGAAGTGGATTATCAAAATCCCATACCACTCCAATTGATCAAGACCTATCAGAGCAGTGAGAAGTTATGGGAACACATAGTAAGCAATAACGGGGAAGGGGTTATCGCTAAGAGGAAATCCAGTCAATGGATCAGTGGAAAACGGACAGATCAATGGATAAAAGTGAAAAATTGGCGAACGATCAACGTTATTGCAACTAGGTATGTGAAGGCAAATGGATATTTCACGGGATGCGTGTATAAAGGAACAGAGTTAAATGAAGTCGTCACTTTTCGTCACGGATTGTCCGACGAAGAATTTCGGACGCTTAGCACGTTTTTCATTGCAAATGGGAAGGAATCTGACAGTGGAATATGGGAATTAAAACCGTCCATTTGTGTAAAGGTGAATTGTATCGATTTTAACGGAAAACAGTTAAGGGAACCCCGTTTTCATTCATTTAATTTTGAGGTTGAACCGGAAGCTGTCAGATGGCGTACAATGCTACGCCAATTAAACCCGATACCCGATATCATTCCTGTCACTCATCCGGACAAGCCAATCTGGACTGATTTCGGTATTGAAAAAGATGATTACTTGCTCTACTTGCAGACCGTTGCTCCGTATATGCTACCGTTTCTACATGATCGGCTGTTGACTGTCATCCGTTATCCTCACGGAACAAATGGTGAAAAGTTCTATCAAAAAAACGTCCCTGATTACGCGCCGGACTTTGTCATGACTTCACATTATGAGGACATCGATTATATAGTCTGTAATGACATAAGAACTTTGCTTTGGCTCGGCAATCAGCTAGCACTGGAATTTCATATTCCGTTTCAAACAATAACTGTAAATAACCCAACGGAAATCGTATTTGACCTAGATCCTCCTTCCGTCGACGATTTTTCATTGGCAGTGGAAGCGGCATTTATGATGAAAGTGGTATTTGACGAATTCCAATTGAAGTCTTTTGTCAAAACATCGGGGGGGAAAGGACTGCAAATTTACATTCCGTTGCCAGTAAATACTTTTTCGTATGAAGATACTCGGTTATTCACAAAATTCGTCTGCGATTTCCTCTGCGAACAGCAACCACAGTGGTTTACAACAGAAAGACTGAAGAAGAACAGAGACAATAAATTATATTTGGACTATGTACAGCATCAAGCAGGAAAGACTATCGTAGCTCCATTCTCGCCTAGAGGCAATGAATTCGCCACCGTCGCAACACCTTTACAATGGGAAGAAGTCAAACATTCCTTAACCCCGAAAATATTCACACTACCAGCAGTCATGGAGAGGATTCAAACTAGCGGAAATCCTTTCAGAGACTTTCATGAAACGGGAGAACAGCAGCAGTTCAAAGTAGTATTGGAACAATTGAAAGTCATTTTAAAATAAAAAACCTTCATCAGATTGGGAAGTTTAATGGACTAGATGATTGTAAAAGCACCACATCCTAAATTGGATAGGTTGCTTTTTTTATTTAGCCAGATAGTTCGTCCAATCACCACAAGTACTCGTCCATATAATGTATTGAAGACCGGCCGGTTTTACAAAGCGGAAGGGAGTGAAAAAGTATATGTGTTCTCATAATCGTAGGAGACGTCGGACAAAGTTGATTTGTGAATGTCGGGAAGTAAGATTTGACCATGATAATGATAACCGTCGTGATATCCGAGATAACCGAGATTTCCGTGACACCCGCGATCGTTTCGATTTTAATGATAATCGTATCGACAATCGCAGAAATGAATTTCGGTGTGGATGTTGTCACCACAGACGAAGTAATTTTTTTGGTTTCTAGGCAATTTATAAAAGGAGTCCAAATGCGTTCACAACGGCCCTCAGATAGGTCGTTTCAAAATGCTTAAGAAGTATAGAAAAACCCCTGAAACATTGCCGTTAGGCAGTTTCAGGGGTTTAACTAATAAAACGTTCTTATTAACGTGAGTAGAATTCAACGATAAGAGCTTCGTTGATTTCAGCAGCAAGTTCGCTGCGCTCAGGCATACGTACGAATGTACCGACTTTAGTGTCTTTGTCGAATGTAACGAACTCAGGAACATAGCTGTTCACTTCAAGAGATGCGTTTACAACGTCAAGGTTTTGAGACTTTTCACGAAGTGAGATCTCTTGACCAGGCTTAACACTGTAAGAAGGAATATCAACGCGCTTGCCATCAACCAAGATATGGCCATGGTTAACAAGTTGGCGTGATGCACGACGAGTGCGCGCAAGACCCATGCGGTAAACTAGGTTGTCAAGGCGAGTTTCAAGAAGGATCATGAAGTTTTCACCGTGCTTACCTGGCATTTTACCAGCTTTGTTAAATACTGTTTTAAATTGACGTTCGTTCACACCGAACATGAAACGAAGCTTTTGTTTTTCTTGTAATTGCATTCCGTATTCGGAAAGTTTTTTACGCTGTGTAGGACCGTGTTGTCCTGGTGCGTAAGGGCGTTTTTCGATTTCTTTTCCAGTACCGCTTAGCGAAACGCCAAGACGACGGGAAAGTTTCCAAGATGGACCTGTATAACGAGCCATGAGAGACTCCTCCTCTAATTTGGTTTTATTTTGTTGTAAAATAAGACCAGATGCATTCAATCCGTGTGTCATTCCATTATCTTGCATCTTCGCCTCAGCAGCCTAGAGGTTACGTGATACACCTTCTTAAAAGGAATGGACTGAACAGCATGGATCATACAACTGCTGCAAATATTTTACACAAGTTCTATCATAACAACTTGTTCGTCTCGAGTCAAGCATGATTGATAGGGATCTGGATGGTAAAAAGTCCTATCTTGTTTATTGTTAAAAATAGTCTGTATGTATTAGAATAGAAGGATAGTCAGTTATTCAGCAGGCAAACGCGAGATGAGGATGATAAGTATGAATAACCATGAATTGATTTTGTATAAAATGAAATCTGCGATATTTAAATTATTTTCAAATCCAATGAACCGTAGAGCTATAGAGGAAAGTCTTGAAGAATTTAAGTGTCATTTTATACAAATTTTCGAAATGGAATTTGTAGATATTTTATTATATGAAAGCAATCGGTTTGTACCTGTCCGTAAAAATGGCGAGGCAACGCATCAAACAGCATTTGCAGAAGACCAGATGAATGCTATTAACCCTCTGTTTAGTGTATCCTTCATCTCTCCGGGACATGAAGGATCGGTTTCTGCAGACGACTCGCTGATTATTCGCAACAGCGAACTTGTCCCACTTGCAGCGATTCTGTTTAAAGCGTCCGAAAAGTGGTTGGACTTCGCAGCCTCTCCAAGTTTGAAGGAATTAAAATCTGTACTTGGTACTTACTTTGGCCAAGAAATTGAAATGGAACGCATATCGGAACAGGAAAAGATGTATCGGCGACTTTTCGAAATGGCTGAACTATTTAATTCGACAATGGAAACGACGGTCATCTTAGATGGCATGGTAAAGGTTGTGTCTGATTCATGCGGCACTAACGATATCCAATTGATGCTCTCGCAAGAACAAAGAGGCATTGCCGAAGCATATCGTCTGTTCGATCACTTGAATGAACGAGCGTCAGCTGTCGAAGCGTTTTTATCCGGTGAACTGACGCTGGAACGGGACATGGAGATGGGTGTTAACTTGTTGAACGCGCCGATCAGAGGTAGACAAGGTATTTACGGAATTTTACAGATTACGTCGGCATTGGATTCAAAGGTCACGCGGACAGAAAAAGATTTTATCCGTATGATTACGAATGCTGCTGGAATTGCACTTGAAAATGCCAGTTTGTACGAACAATCCCACCGTCTAGTGAACGACTTACAATTAGTGAACGAAGCGTCCAGAAAGCTCAATAACAACTTAACCTTGGATGAAGTAATATCTTATTTGAAAAGACAGTTCTTGAAAGCCTTCAATCCAGACGAAATAGCTTTCGTTTTTTATGATGAAAATAATAAAACTACCCTGTCCGATTATAGTACACATATTTTCCATGAGGATATCGGTATGACGATTATCGAACCGATGGCTGACCACTTCCTACATTCTAAAGAAGCGGTTTTTGATGGTTCCTTATCGCTCGAATTCAATTACTATCAGTCTCGGATTGCTTTACCAATCGTCAATCGAGAAGATATGCTCGGATTTGTCATCCTTCTGCATAAGGAGCAGTATTATTTTTCATTTGATAACTTTAAATTGTTGAAATCACTGATTAGTCATTCGTCGCTGGCGATTTCGAACATTATTTTACGTGATCAATTGCAGGAACTCGTCGATAAAGATAATCTGACGAAATTGTTCACTCGTCGGTACCTTGACGAAATCGTCTTATCTTCCATTGCAAAAGGCGAATCAGGTGTGTTGCTCCTCATGGATGTAGATGATTTCAAGTTGGTGAATGATGCATTTGGTCATAAGACAGGTGATGAAGTGTTGCAACAGATTTCATCTCATATATTAAAAATGGTCAATGGTAAGGGAGTTGCAAGTAGATGGGGGGGCGAAGAAATCGCTATCTATCTTTCAACTTTTACGATGCAAGAAGGGGTGGAGTTTGCCCAGTCACTTGTCGAAACTATTCCTTTCGTCACGAATCCGAGTGTAACAGTATCAATGGGTTTAACTTATTGGGATGGAAAAATGAAAGATTCTTATAATGAGCTGTTCCAACTGACTGACCAAGCCATGTACCATGCTAAACGTGAAGGTAAGAACCAGCTAGTTATTAATGGAGCGACTTCATTGCGTAAATGACGCTGAAGTTGCTCTTTTTCTTTTGCGTAAAAAGAGGTAAGATGAAATAAGGAAATGTAAGTGCTTACAAAATGACGAAGGGCGGAAATACTTTGAAAAATAAACCTCTACACAAAGACACAGTAGTCATCCATGAAGGTTACGATGATAAGCAGCATCACGGTAGTTTGGCGGTCCCACTTTATCAGACATCCACATATTCTTTTGAAAATGCTGTTCAAGGCGAAAAAAGATTTTCTGGCGAAGAAGCAGGAAATATCTACTCGCGACTTGGCAATCCGACGGTACAAGTGCTGGAGGACCGGATAGCCGCTCTTGAGAATGGTGCCGGAGCACTCGCATTCGGATCTGGAATGGCAGCGGTCAGCTCAGTTCTTGTCCATTTAACAAAATCTGGTGATCATATTCTCTGTTCCAGAGGAATTTATGGCTGCACGTTCGGATTGTTAGGGCTGATGGAAGATAAATATCAGATAACCCATAGCCTAATTAGCATGACGACAGAAGAAGAAATCGAAAGGTCAATCAAACCGGAAACTGTATGTATATACGTTGAAACACCGATCAATCCGACGATGGAACTGGTTGATTTGCAAGCGGTCGTAAATGTTGCAAAGAGACACGGATTGAAAGTAGTCGTGGACAATACATTCACATCCCCTTACTTGCAGAATCCGATTGATATCGGTGCTGATTTCGTTTTGCATAGTGCAACGAAATATATAAATGGGCATGGAGATGTCATAGCAGGACTGCTCGTTGGAAAAGATGCTGAAGAAATTCAGACATTACGCATGACTGTACAAAAAGACTATGGTGCAATCATGTCGCCTTTTGACGCCTGGTTATTAATAAGAGGATTGAAGACGTTACCAGTCCGTATGGAAAAGCATACATCTAATGCAGAGAAACTGTTAACCTATTTAAAGTCTCAGAAGTTGGTGGAATCGATTTACTATCCATTCGATGAAGGGAATCCGCAATTTGAAATTGCGAAACGTCAGATGAGAGCGGGCGGAGGACTCATCTCATTCACAGTCAAAGGTGGCAAAGAAAGTGCCCAGCTATTTATGGATAAGCTATCGTTAATTAAAATTGCTGTTAGCCTCGGTGATGCTGAGACACTAATTCAACATCCGTCTACAATGACACATTCCGGTGTACCTGTTGAAGACCGTGAGCAGATGGGTATAACAGATTCATTGCTCCGACTGTCAGTAGGACTGGAATATGCAGATGATCTTATTGATGATCTAGAATCAGCGTTCGCAGCATTGGAACAACATAGCACTACACATTCATGAAAAAATCGCCTGACGGATATAGAAGCCGTCAGGCGATTTTTTCTTATAGATGTTTGATCAATACAGCTGCAAAGTTTTCAAGTCCGCGCTGATCTTCTTCGTCGAATCGGTCATACGCTGGACTGTCAACATCAAGCACACCAATCACATTTCCGTCTTTTAGTAAAGGGATGACAATTTCAGAACGAGAGGCCGAATCACATGCGATGTGACCAGGAAATGCGTTTACATCGGGAACAATGATACTTTCGCCTTTTGAAGCTGAAGTTCCGCATACTCCTTTGCCGAGTGGGATTCGTATGCAGGCGGGCAAGCCTTGGAACGGCCCAAGGACAAGCTCATTTTCTCCATCCATTAAATAGAAACCGACCCAGTTGATCCGGTCAAAAAATTGATTGAGAAGCGCAGATGCATTACTGAGATTAGCATATTTATTCGTTTCGCCTGTCAATAGTGCATCAAGCTGTTTGGATAACTGGGTGTATTTTTCTGTGGGAATATCTGAATAGTCAGTAGCAGTAAACAAAGAGGCACCTCCATAAGTATGTAGTAACATTAAGTATACGTCTGACGTCAAAATTCTACAAATATCGTGTTTATAGGAGAGAATAGACCAATATCTCTAAAATTACGTCGTTTTCGGTATGAAAATACTTTAAACATGTTATTATATAAGATAATATAATTTTATCTGCGAAAACAGTAAAAATGACGGAAACATTTCAGTGACTTTGGAATAGGGGGATCACAATGGTGAAATACTTCATCATTCCAATAATTATCTTGCTCGTCCTTGTGACGATCGCCTTTTTGTTCAGACGAAAACATATACGCGAGATCGGCATATTGGAAAATGAAAAACTGCAAATACAGAATAAGCCGATTTTCGAAGAGATGATGAAAGTCAAACAGTTGAACATGACTGGCGAAACCGAAGAGAAATTCGAAAGATGGCGCAATGAATGGACAGAAGTCATCGATATACATATGCCGAAAATCGATTCAATGCTATTTGATGTTGAAGACATGGTTGATCGGTTCCGTTTTAAAAAAGCGACAGAAACGGAAAAAGAGATACAAGAAAGAATACGTCAATGCGAAAAAAAGAAAGACACCATCTTGGATGAACTGAATGAACTGGTAGGCAGTGAAGAAAAGAACCGGATTGAGATGGAAAAGCTTCGCGAACAATATCGACTAGCGAGAAAAACAATTCTAGCCCATCAGCATGCGTTCGGAACGACTGTCGAACCGTTGGAAAAAGAGTTAGAATCATTCACTCCGAAGTTTGAAGAATATGATGAACTGACTGCTAACGGCAATTATCTGTTGGCACGTGAAATTGTCATTACTTTGTCTTCGAAAGGTGAGCAACTATCGGCACTGATTCATGATATTCCATCTTTGCTGACGGATCTTCAAAACAAGATACCTACTTCGATTAGAGAGTTGCGTAACGGAAGTAAAGAGATGGAAGAGCAATCGTATAATCTCGAGCACCTTGAATTATCAAGACAACTGCAAGAGATTGAATCTGAAATTGCTGAACAACTTATTAAGCTGTCCCAGCTCGACATCGATCCAGTTCTTCAGAAAGTGACGGAAATGAACGACAGAATCGAATCGTTCTATGATTCGCTCGAAAACGAAGTGAATTCGAGACATTATGTAGATCAGAACTTTAACGCTATCGGAGAATCGTTGTTCGGCATTATTCGATTTGCAAAAGAAATATTCGATGAAGCAATTTACGTACAACAAAGCTATCGTCTAGACGAAAAGGAAGCGAAACTACCTGAAGCGAGCATCAAGAAGCTCGAAATACTTCAAAAACGGTACGATACATTGCAAGTTCTGATGGAAGATGAAGGTTCTGCTTATTCTGCACTTCAGAATGAGCTCAAACAAATTTCGGACGAACTTGAAATCATTGCGGCGGATCAGGAAAGCCTAGCGAACCGCATGAAAAATCTACGTATTGATGAAAATAATGTGCGTAAACAGTTGGAAGAGTTATCACGCAAATTGCAAACAGGTGACCGAAAACTCCATCGTGGGAATATACCTGGTATACCGGACGAAATGGATGCCCGTCTCGAGGAAGCGGATGAGCAATTATATCTTGTCAGTCAAAGTTTACAGGAAGTGCCGCTTAATATGGCTGTTGCTGAGAGCTACTTGGCGAACGCAGAGACCGTTGTCAATGACGTAAACGAAAGAGTGGAAGAACTGCTTGAAAATGTCATGCTAATTGAGCGCATCATCCAATACGGGAATCGGTATCGCGCATCCAATCCTGTCATGCACCAAAAATTGCTTGAGGCAGAAGAGTCGTTCAGGCAATTCCGATATGCAAAAGCATTGGAAGAAGCGGCAACAGCAGTGGAAGCAGTTGAACCGGGAGCTATGAAACGAATTGAAGAGATGTTGAAAGAGCATGCGTAATGACAAAGCCACCGGCATAATGATTGCAGGTGGCTTTATCACGTCTATTTCTTAAGGCAGCAGTAAACTAACAAACCGGAAAGGAAATACTTATGATCTATTTGGATAACAGTTCAACGACTAAACCTAATAAGGAAGTTATGGAGTCGTTCATTACCTTAAACGAGAAGTATTACGCGAACCCCGCCTCGCTCCACTGTATGGGAAAGGAAGCTGAAAACTTTCTGGAACGATCAAAACTTCAAATGTTGGCAATAGCGGGAAACAAGGATGGGCAAGTGGTTTTGACATCCGGCGGAACCGAGTCGAATAATTTGGCCATTATGGGTTTTGCACAAGCTTATCAGTCCAGAGGAAACCATATTATCACAACAAGTATTGAACATCACTCCGTTTTGAAAGCATGCTATCAGTTAGAGAAAATGGGATTTGAAGTCGACTACTTGACAGTTGATGAATCTGGTTTGATTTCATTAGAAGAACTAAAAATGAAAATTAGACCCGAGACGATTCTCGTGAGCATCATGCACGTGAATAATGAAATCGGCACAATCCAACCCATTCGCGAATGCGCAACAATTATAAAATCCAGAAGTCGTGCCATCTTCCATTCGGATTGTGTGCAAAGTTTCGGTAAAATTCCTGTTACAGTAAGCGGATTGGGCGTTGATGCAATTACTGTTTCAAGTCATAAAATCAATGGGTTGAAAAATTCAGGCGCATTGCTTATGAAAAAAGGTGTCATACCGCATCCAATCCTCTTTGGCGGTGGCCAAGAAAATGGTCTTAGAAGTGGAACAGTCTCTCTTGCGCATGCAGTTGCTTTGGCAAAAGCATTCAGATTAAGTGCAGTTAGCTCCGAGATGAAGGATTTCCGCAAATGGCGTAATGAGATGATGGCTGTTTGTCATCTGTATGAAAATATCCAAGTGCTTTGTCCCGACCATAGTGCACCGCATATTTTAGCCATATCT is a genomic window of Sporosarcina oncorhynchi containing:
- a CDS encoding DNA ligase D, whose product is MKPMLLNDAEEIPLGDEWVYETKYDGFRCILEWNENGIKLLSRNEKQLNLLFPEIIRYCEKIHENVKAFLPICLDGEIVHLQSDVKSQFSIVQSRGRMKKEEVIQAHEHAFPCQYVAFDLLSIKRKDLTGESFENRKKKLRELFKVLNQPMEVDYQNPIPLQLIKTYQSSEKLWEHIVSNNGEGVIAKRKSSQWISGKRTDQWIKVKNWRTINVIATRYVKANGYFTGCVYKGTELNEVVTFRHGLSDEEFRTLSTFFIANGKESDSGIWELKPSICVKVNCIDFNGKQLREPRFHSFNFEVEPEAVRWRTMLRQLNPIPDIIPVTHPDKPIWTDFGIEKDDYLLYLQTVAPYMLPFLHDRLLTVIRYPHGTNGEKFYQKNVPDYAPDFVMTSHYEDIDYIVCNDIRTLLWLGNQLALEFHIPFQTITVNNPTEIVFDLDPPSVDDFSLAVEAAFMMKVVFDEFQLKSFVKTSGGKGLQIYIPLPVNTFSYEDTRLFTKFVCDFLCEQQPQWFTTERLKKNRDNKLYLDYVQHQAGKTIVAPFSPRGNEFATVATPLQWEEVKHSLTPKIFTLPAVMERIQTSGNPFRDFHETGEQQQFKVVLEQLKVILK
- the rpsD gene encoding 30S ribosomal protein S4 translates to MARYTGPSWKLSRRLGVSLSGTGKEIEKRPYAPGQHGPTQRKKLSEYGMQLQEKQKLRFMFGVNERQFKTVFNKAGKMPGKHGENFMILLETRLDNLVYRMGLARTRRASRQLVNHGHILVDGKRVDIPSYSVKPGQEISLREKSQNLDVVNASLEVNSYVPEFVTFDKDTKVGTFVRMPERSELAAEINEALIVEFYSR
- a CDS encoding sensor domain-containing diguanylate cyclase; the encoded protein is MNNHELILYKMKSAIFKLFSNPMNRRAIEESLEEFKCHFIQIFEMEFVDILLYESNRFVPVRKNGEATHQTAFAEDQMNAINPLFSVSFISPGHEGSVSADDSLIIRNSELVPLAAILFKASEKWLDFAASPSLKELKSVLGTYFGQEIEMERISEQEKMYRRLFEMAELFNSTMETTVILDGMVKVVSDSCGTNDIQLMLSQEQRGIAEAYRLFDHLNERASAVEAFLSGELTLERDMEMGVNLLNAPIRGRQGIYGILQITSALDSKVTRTEKDFIRMITNAAGIALENASLYEQSHRLVNDLQLVNEASRKLNNNLTLDEVISYLKRQFLKAFNPDEIAFVFYDENNKTTLSDYSTHIFHEDIGMTIIEPMADHFLHSKEAVFDGSLSLEFNYYQSRIALPIVNREDMLGFVILLHKEQYYFSFDNFKLLKSLISHSSLAISNIILRDQLQELVDKDNLTKLFTRRYLDEIVLSSIAKGESGVLLLMDVDDFKLVNDAFGHKTGDEVLQQISSHILKMVNGKGVASRWGGEEIAIYLSTFTMQEGVEFAQSLVETIPFVTNPSVTVSMGLTYWDGKMKDSYNELFQLTDQAMYHAKREGKNQLVINGATSLRK
- the megL gene encoding methionine gamma-lyase; translation: MKNKPLHKDTVVIHEGYDDKQHHGSLAVPLYQTSTYSFENAVQGEKRFSGEEAGNIYSRLGNPTVQVLEDRIAALENGAGALAFGSGMAAVSSVLVHLTKSGDHILCSRGIYGCTFGLLGLMEDKYQITHSLISMTTEEEIERSIKPETVCIYVETPINPTMELVDLQAVVNVAKRHGLKVVVDNTFTSPYLQNPIDIGADFVLHSATKYINGHGDVIAGLLVGKDAEEIQTLRMTVQKDYGAIMSPFDAWLLIRGLKTLPVRMEKHTSNAEKLLTYLKSQKLVESIYYPFDEGNPQFEIAKRQMRAGGGLISFTVKGGKESAQLFMDKLSLIKIAVSLGDAETLIQHPSTMTHSGVPVEDREQMGITDSLLRLSVGLEYADDLIDDLESAFAALEQHSTTHS
- a CDS encoding GAF domain-containing protein; amino-acid sequence: MFTATDYSDIPTEKYTQLSKQLDALLTGETNKYANLSNASALLNQFFDRINWVGFYLMDGENELVLGPFQGLPACIRIPLGKGVCGTSASKGESIIVPDVNAFPGHIACDSASRSEIVIPLLKDGNVIGVLDVDSPAYDRFDEEDQRGLENFAAVLIKHL
- the ezrA gene encoding septation ring formation regulator EzrA, whose protein sequence is MVKYFIIPIIILLVLVTIAFLFRRKHIREIGILENEKLQIQNKPIFEEMMKVKQLNMTGETEEKFERWRNEWTEVIDIHMPKIDSMLFDVEDMVDRFRFKKATETEKEIQERIRQCEKKKDTILDELNELVGSEEKNRIEMEKLREQYRLARKTILAHQHAFGTTVEPLEKELESFTPKFEEYDELTANGNYLLAREIVITLSSKGEQLSALIHDIPSLLTDLQNKIPTSIRELRNGSKEMEEQSYNLEHLELSRQLQEIESEIAEQLIKLSQLDIDPVLQKVTEMNDRIESFYDSLENEVNSRHYVDQNFNAIGESLFGIIRFAKEIFDEAIYVQQSYRLDEKEAKLPEASIKKLEILQKRYDTLQVLMEDEGSAYSALQNELKQISDELEIIAADQESLANRMKNLRIDENNVRKQLEELSRKLQTGDRKLHRGNIPGIPDEMDARLEEADEQLYLVSQSLQEVPLNMAVAESYLANAETVVNDVNERVEELLENVMLIERIIQYGNRYRASNPVMHQKLLEAEESFRQFRYAKALEEAATAVEAVEPGAMKRIEEMLKEHA
- a CDS encoding cysteine desulfurase family protein — its product is MIYLDNSSTTKPNKEVMESFITLNEKYYANPASLHCMGKEAENFLERSKLQMLAIAGNKDGQVVLTSGGTESNNLAIMGFAQAYQSRGNHIITTSIEHHSVLKACYQLEKMGFEVDYLTVDESGLISLEELKMKIRPETILVSIMHVNNEIGTIQPIRECATIIKSRSRAIFHSDCVQSFGKIPVTVSGLGVDAITVSSHKINGLKNSGALLMKKGVIPHPILFGGGQENGLRSGTVSLAHAVALAKAFRLSAVSSEMKDFRKWRNEMMAVCHLYENIQVLCPDHSAPHILAISFKSIKGEVAVNFFQENGVIISTSSACSSKAKNAGHVIEAIQLNDEFKHGVIRISFGNNNTNEQIEKTIDILKQFMDVIEKGM